Within the Stenotrophomonas maltophilia genome, the region GGAAGAAGGCCACGCGCCGCGCGGCCTGTCGAAACTGTCGCGCGCGGCGGTGCCGGCCCGCGGGCTGCTGTTCTCCTGCCTGTGCCTGCTGGGCGGCACGCTGCTGATCTACCTGATCCCGAATCTGGTGACCGCCTTCACCCTGGTGACGACGCTGGCGACGGTGCTTTTCATCTTCGTCTGGTCGCTGATCCTGGTGGCCTACATGGTCTACCGCCGCCGTTACCCGCAGCGCCACGCGGCCTCGATCTTCAAGATGCCCGGTGGCGTGGCGATGTGCTGGGCGTGCCTGGTGTTCTTCGCGGGCGTGCTGGTCCTGTTGAGCCTGCAGGCCGATACCCGCCAGGCCCTGATCGCGAGCCCGGCGTGGTTCGTGCTGTTGGGCGTGGGCTATGCGCTGCGCAGCCGGATGGCCCGCTAGGGGCGCGGCCGCCACCGCATTCACCCATCGTTAGCGGGGGCGGCCGGATGATCCGGCCGCCATGACCCGCCGCCCCGTCCTCGCTGCGCTGATGCTGCTGTCCCTCCTGTGGGCCGGGACGGCGGCTGCGCGCACGGTGTACCGCTGCGTGCAGGGCAACACCGTCAGCCTGGCCACCGCGCCGGAACCCGGGTCGCGCTGCACCGCGCGCGATATCGACGACAACGCCATCCAGACCCCGAACCTGTGGGGCAACATGGGGGTGTTCAGCGGCGTGCTGTACGAACGCGAGCAGGACGGCCGGCTGGTCTATTCCACCCGCAATCTGCCGGGCTCGCGGGTGTTCCTGAAATTCACCGTGGCCACGCCGCCGGGCGAGCCTGCGCATGAGGGCCTGGGCCGGGTCGGCAAGCCGCAGCTGGCGCCGCACGCGCGGCAGTTCAGGGCGGCAGCGAAGGCGACCGGTGTTGATGATGCCTGGCTGCGTGCCATCGCCCACGCCGAAAGCAACTTCGACGCGCTGGCGGTGTCCAGCAAGGGCGCCCAGGGCGTGATGCAGCTCATGCCCGAGACTGCACTGGAGTACGGGGTGAGCGACCCGTTCTCGCCACAGCAGTCGATCGACGGTGGCGCGCGCTACATGCGCGCGCTGCTGCGCCGCTACAACGGCGACCGCACGCTTGCGGCGGCCGCGTACAACGCCGGCATCGGCGCGGTGACCCGCTACAAGGGCGTACCGCCCTACGCGGAAACGCTGGCCTACGTGGACAAGGTGATGGCGTTGTACACGCGCTATCGCGAGGCGATGGGCATCCGCATCGAGGTGCCGGCAAAGTAGCCACTCGTCGGACGGTGATTGTGGGCGCCCCTCGGCCGCGGCAGGATGGCGCTGCACGGGTGGGCGGGGGAGCGCCGGCCTGGGCGTCGAGGGACAATCCGGCCTGCAGCATCGAATCCACAGGGGGATGTGCATGAAGCCTATCAGGAGCGTGGTCGCGGCATTGCTGTTCGCGATCGCATGCAATGGCTGTGCCAGCAAGAACGTGTTGTATCGCGATGCCGAACGACGACAGGACGCAACCGCGCTGTTCCTGGACCGTGAGGGCAGTCTCTACCCCGCAGCCAGCGTGGCGGTGCCGGTGCAGCAGATGCTGGAAGGGGCACGCCCGTCGTCGGCGGAGTTCGCGACGCTCCGGCATCTCTACCAGCAGTCGGCGGTGCCAGGTGCTGCCTCGGCAGAGGCGTGGCGCAGCCTGCTTGCCGATACCGGGGTGACGCCCGACGCCGCCTTCACTGACACCTGGCAGCAGATCCAGCAGGTGCTGCGTGCGCGCGCCTCGCAGCAGCTGGATCGTGCGGCGGAGGACGGCCGTGTGGTGGTGCTGCTGGTGCACGGCTACAACAACGACTACCGCGAGGCGGCCGCCTGGTACGAACGGGTGGAGCGTGATTTCCGCGAGCGCGGGGCGGCCAGCGGGCAGACGTTGTCATTCGTGCGCGTGTACTGGGATGGCATGCATGGCAACGCGTTCCTGATCTGGGGCGCCGCCCAGCTCAACGGGCCCTACGTGGGACTGGAGCTGCGCAGGGTGCTGGCGGGTGTGGACAACACGGACATGCCGTTGCGGGTGTTCACCCACAGCTCGGGTGCGTACGTGATGAACAACGCATTGGGCAACGGCTCTTCGCCGCTGCGCGGCATGCAGGACGCCTACTACCGTCGCGCTGCCGGTCTGGATGGCTATGGATTCCCGCCGCTGCGCAACCTGCGCATGGCCATGCTGGTGCCGGCGCAGCCGCCGACGGCGATGGCCAACTACCATCATCCGCGCCTGGAGCAGACCTTCGGCACGATCCCCGACCGGTTGATCCTGGGCCTGAGCCGGCACGATTTCGCCACCGGCAAGGGCCGCCGGCTGGGGTCGTGCAGGATGGCGGGCAACACCTGCATGGCCACCCACATCCGCTATTCCTGCGCAGCGGTACGGCGCGACCTGCGCAGCAGCGAATCGCACGGGCGAAAGCAGGTGTGGGCCGTCGCGTTTCCGCAGCCCGCGCTGAAATCGCATCCACATCCGGTAGCGTCCTACATGCAGGATGGCGACTGGAAGCTGTTCGCGGACGCGCTGCTGCTCGACACCGCGCTGGAGCCGGCCAACCAGGCTGCGCTGTGCGAGCGCAGGGTAGGGCCGCTGAAGCACAGCGATGCCTGGCCTGACGAAATCAAAGTGCGCGCTGCAACAGCACCCGAGCGTGCGGCTGAGGCCGATGCGGGTTGGCATTGGTGGAACTACTGGCTAAGTTCGTCGCTCCCCGTTGAATGATGGAACACGATGGCGCGGCGATACTGGATGGCGGCGGTTGCGGTGGCAACCGCCGGTGCATTGGCGGCGACCTTCTGGCTGCCGGACGAACCCCACCCCGACACACCTGCGGGACCGGCGCCGACGCCGCTGGCATGGACCGCGCAGATCGAACTGCTGGCCGGTGATGGCCATCCGGGTGATCGGGATGGGGCCTCCGCGCAGGCGCGCTTCGCCGATCCCTACGCGCTGCTGCGGCTGGCCGATGGCAGCGTCTACTTCACCGATGGCGGCGACAACAACCGCATCCGCCGCCGCCTGCCCGATGGCCGCGTCGAGACCGTGGCCGGGCAGGGCGAAGGTCGCGTCGATGGCCCGGCATTGCAGGCACGCTTCCACACGCCGTCCGGCATCGCCGCCGATGCACAGGGCAATCTGTACGTGGCCGACACCGGCAACCATGCGATCCGCCGCATTGGCGTCGATGGCCAGGTGACCACGCTGGCCGGCGGCGAGCAGGGGTATGCCGACGGTCCCGGCGCGCAGGCACGTTTCGATGCACCGATGGGTATTGCGGTGGATGCGCAGGGGCAGATCTACGTGGCCGATACCTGGAACGACCGGATCCGGGTGATCGGCACCGACGGCAGTGTGCGCACCCTCGCCGGGGGCGATCGGCCCGGCTTCATCGACGCGGCAGGAGGTGAGGCGCGGTTCGATACACCGGTGGCGTTGGCCTTCGACGCGCACGGGGTCCTGCTGGTGGCGGATCTGTTCAACAACGCGGTGCGTCGTGTCGGTGCCGATGGCACGGTCAGCACGTGGGTCGGCAGTGGCGGGGTCATCAACGGGCCGCTGTCGCTGACCGCGACCCATGATGGCGTGCTGTACGTGGGCGACCTTGAGGGACGCGTGGTGCAGGTCACCGCACAGGGCCACCAGATCGCACTGGTGGGCAATGACCGACTGCCGCGGCTGGCGCGCCCCAGCGGCCTGGCGCTGGATGCGGATGGCAGCCTGCTGGTGGCCGACGCGGCCGGATACCGGCTGCATCGGCTGCGGCCGCTGCCGGTGGGCGAGCTTCCGGCCCCTGCGCTGGTTGGACCCGCCGCTGACGCAGCGCTGCCGGACACGGCCGGGCGCTGGCCGCTGGCACCGCAGGAGGGCTGGCACGAAGTGGTCGGCACGCTGGGTGAGGTGCGGGGCAATTTCAGGGGTGAGAGCCGGCACCATCTGCACGGCGGCTTCGATGTGCGCGGCGATGTCGGCCAGACCGTGCTGGCCATTGCCGAGGGCAAGATCAGCAGCCCGGTGGCCAGCTGGAGCCTGGGCGGGCAGGGCGAAGGGCTGGCGGTGGACCGGCTGAAGTACATCCACATGCGGGTGGGCCGCACGCCGCGCGGGGAACCGTTCGACGCGCGCTGGCAGGCGCTGTATGACGACCAGGGCGCGCTGGAACGCATCCGCGTGCGCCGGGGCACGCGCATCCACGTGGGCGATCGCCTGGGCAGCATCAACAGCCAGGCGCACGTGCATCTGGCGGTGGGCACCAGCGGCTTTGAAACCAACGCGGTCGCACTGGGGTTCCGCAACTTCGCCGATCACTTCGCGCCGCGCATCACCGATGTGGCGCTGCTGGACGCCAACGACCAACTGATGACGGCGGGGAGCGACGGCAGCGTGATGGTCGCGCGGCAGGGACGGGGCGTGCAGATCGTGGTCGAGGCCTGGGACCAGGTCGACAACAACCTGGCCCGGCGCAGGCTGGGCGCGTACCAGGTGGGCTACCAGATCCTGGATGCGGCCGGTCGGCCGCTGCAGGGCTACGAGCAGCCGCGCTGGAACATCGTGTTCAACCGCATGCCGCCGCAGAATGCCGCCGTGAAGGTTGCCTACGCACCGGACAGCGGCATCACGGTGCACGGCAGCGCCGTCACCCGTTTCCGCTACCTGGTCACCAACACCGTGCGCGATGGCCTGATGGAGACCGGTCGCTGGCAGCCGGCAGCCCTGCCGCCGGGGGACTACATCGTGCGTGCCAGCGTGCGCGACTACAGCGGCAACGAGGGCATCGGCAAGCGCGAGGTCAGAGTACGGCTGCTGCCATAGCGGGCGGGGCGCCGCAGCGCTCGCGCTCGGCGTCCATGTCCTCCAGCGGGCGCACTTCGATGCTGCCGAACCGTGCCCACGGGAACTCGCGCGCGATGCGCATCGCCTCGTCACGGTCGCGCGCGACAATGAGATTGAAGCCGGCCAGCAGCTCGCGGGTTTCGGCGAACGGGCCATCCAGCACCCGGCTGTGGCCATCGCGGACGCGCAGGGTCTGCGCGGTATCCACCGGCTGAAGTTTCTGCGCCAGCAGCAGCGTGCCTTCGGCCTGCAGCCTGTCGGCGTGGGCCAAGCAGTCGCGCATCAAGGTGTTGAACGCCTCGGTCGGCAGGGCCTGCAGCAAGGCAGGTTCGATGTAGATCAGAAGCAGGTACTGCTGCATGGCGCGATCCTGGCGGGGCGGGGCGGACCTGCATGATCGCGCAGGTTTGCGCCGGGGCATGTTGCAGCGCGGGAGACCGGTGCCCGATGCCCCCCCAAAAAAAAACTTTCAGAATTTGTCGATTCCCCGTCCCCTCGTTCGTTGTAACAGTGAAGGGCGCGCACCTGCGCCCCACGGGAGACCCACATGAAAGTCATGGTGATCGTCAAAGCCAACGCCGATTCCGAAGCCGGACGCCTGCCCAGCGAGCAGGAGCTGACGGCCATGGGCGCCTACAACGAACAGCTGGTTGCCGCCGGCATCATGCTGGCCGGTGAAGGCCTGCATGCCACCGCGCGTGGCCGCCGCATTCACTTCGGCGGCGCTGGACCGCAGGTCGAGAGCGGCCCGTTCGCGCCCGTCGCCGACCAGATCGCAGGCTTCTGGCTGTGGAATGTCCGCTCGCTCGACGAGGCTGTGGAATGGGCCAGCCGCGCCCCCTTTGGCAGTGGTGGCACGCTCGAGGTGCGCCCGCTGATCTCCGCCGAAGACTTCGGCGAAGCCTTCACCCCCGAATTACAGCAGCAGGAACAGCGTCTGCGCGAGCAGCTCGAAGGCTGAACCGCGCCGCGCCGTGACCACTCGACTTCTTCAACCGAACGGAGCACCCCGATGAAACTGATTCCCTTCCTTGGCTTCAGCGGCCAGGCCCACGAGGCGATGGCCTTTTACGCCAAGGCCCTGGGTGGCCAGGTCACCTCGGAAATGAAGTACCGCGACATGCCCCCCTCCGACGGCTCGCCGGGGTGCAACGAGATGCCGGCCGACACCCTTGACCACGTGGCCCACAGCCAGCTGGAAATCGGCAGTGCCATCCTGATGGCCGCCGACGGCCCCGGTGCCGGCGAAGGCGGCTCGACCACCATCAATGTCGATGTCGACAGCATCGAGGAGGCCGAGCGCGTGTTCGCCGCGCTGGCCGATGGGGGCCAGGTGCAGATGCCGATCGCCGAGACGTTCTGGGCGCACCGCTGGGGCATGTTGACCGATCGCTACGGCAAGCCGTGGATGGTCAACTGCATGAAGCAGCCCTGATCGCCCGCCTTCTTTCCATTTCCCAGGGAACCTGAGCAATGAGCACACCGCAACCGCAGATGATCTTCGTCAACCTGCCCGTGCAGGATCTGGACAAGTCCAAGGCCTTCTTCGCCGCACTGGGCTACCGCTTCAACCCGGCGTTCACCGATGAGAACGCGGCCTGCATGGTGGTCAGCGACAGCATCTTCGTGATGCTGCTGGTCAAGCCGTTCTTCCAGCAGTTCACCACCAAGGCGATTGCCGACGCGCAGGCGCAGACCGAGGTGATCACCTGCCTGTCCGCCGACAGTCGCAACGCGGTGGACGTGATGGTGGACAAGGCGCTTGCCGCCGGTGCCAGTGAACCGCAGCCGGCGCGCGACGAGGGTTTCATGTACCAGCGTGGCTTCCAGGACCTGGACGGACATCTCTGGGAAATCGTCCACATGGACGGCGAGCCGGGCTGAGCGGCCACGCCCGACGACAGGAGAACGCTCATGGCTTACGTCGATGCCTATGTGCTGCCGTGCCCCGAGGACAAGGTCGCGGCCTACCGCCGCCTTGCCCGCAAGGCCGGTGCGGTGTGGAAGGATCACGGTGCGCTTCAGTACATGGAATGCGTGGCCGACGACGTGGAACCCGGCACGTCGACCTCGTTCCCGCGTGCGGTGAAGGCCAAGCCGGGCGAGACCGTGATCGTGGCCTTCGTGGTGTTCCGATCGCGTGCGGCACGTGACCGCATCAACGCGAAGGTGATGGCCGATCCGCGCCTGGCCGGCATCGGCCCGAAGGACATGCCGTTCGATACCCGGCGGATGTTCTGGGGCGGCTTCAGGCCCATCGTCGAAGCGTGACTGCCGGTGCTTGTGCGGCGGGGGCGTGCATGCTGTGATCGGCGCATGCACGAGCCCGCCCTGACCCAGCGCCTGGAGACTCTCTGGCGGATGGAATCGCCAGTGTTGATCGCGCGCCTGGCGCGGCTGCTCGGCGGTGATGTCGGCCGTGCCGAGGAACTGGCCCAGGACACCTGGCTGGCTGCGCTGGAGCGTTGGCCGGAGCAGGGCATCCCGGACAATCCTGGAGCCTGGCTGATGACCACTGCGCGCAACCGGGCCATCGATGTGCTGCGCCAGCACCAGCGGGTGGCGCAGCAGCATGCGCAGTGGGGCGAGGCACTGCATCCGGCCGCGCTGCCGGCACCGGACGACAGCACCGCGCTGGAAGACGATCTTGGCGACGATCTGCTGCGCCTGATGTTCGTGGCGTGCCATCCGGTACTGCCCGCCGACGCGCGCGTGGCGCTGACCCTGCGCCTGCTCGGCGGGCTGACCACGAGCGAGATCGCGCGCGCGTTCCTGCAGCCGGAACCGACCATCGCCCAGCGCGTGGTGCGCGCCAAGCGCACGCTCGCGCAGAAGCAGGTGCCCTATGAAGTGCCGCGTGCCGAAGCGTTGCCCGCGCGCCTGGCCTCCGTGCTGGAAGCGATCTACCTGGTGTTCAACGAAGGCTACGCCGCCAGTGCCGGCGATGACTGGATGCGACCAGCGCTGTGCGAGGAGGCGCTTCGCCTGGCGCGCATTCTCGCCCACCGCATGCCGGCCGCCGCCGTGCTGGGACTGCTGGCACTGATGGAACTGCAGGCGTCGCGCGCCGCGGCGCGGGTGGATGCGCAGGGCCGGCCGGTGCTGCTGGACCAGCAGAACCGCGCACGCTGGGACTGGCTGCAGATCGAACGCGGGCGGCAGGCGCTGGCGCGCGCGCTGTCGGCCGGCGGTAGCGACGATCCCTACGTGCTGCAGGCCTGCATTGCCGAGTGCCACGCAACGGCGCGCCAGGCCGACCAGACCGATTGGGCGCGCATCGCCGGGCTGTATTCGCGGCTGCTGCAGATCCAGCCTTCGCCTGTGGTGGCGTTGAACCGGGTGGTGGCCATCCTGCGCAGTGAGGGCGCGTTCGCTGCCTGGGCGCATCTGCAGCCGCTGCTCTCCGATGACCGTCTGCGTGACTACGCACCGTTGCAGGTCGTCCGTGGTGAAGTGCTGCAGCACCTGGGTCGGGTCGAAGACGCCCGGCAGGCGTTCCAGGCCGCTGCCGCGCTCACCGACAACGTGCGCGAACGCGATCACCTGCTGGCGCGGGCCCATCCGACAGTGCCAAAAGCGCCTTAAATCCCTCGGGCCCCTTTTGTACACTCGGCTGGGATTTCCCTGCTGGAGAGAGCAATGAAGCGAGTAGCACTGGGCGTGCTGGCCCTGTCGGTGTCGGGCGCGCTGATGGCGGCCACGCCGAAATTCGATGGCGCGCGGATTTCCGCCGACGTGAAGGAACTGGCCTCGGACGCGTATGAGGGCCGTTCGCCGGCCACGGCGGGCGAAGCGAAGACCATCGCCTACCTGAGCAAGCAGTTTGCCGACGCCGGCCTGCAGCCGGGTGGCGACCTGAAGGATGGCAAGCGCCTGTGGACCCAGGCCGTGCCGCTGCGCAAGGGCGACATCGTGGGGACGCCGCAGCTGGCCCTGCATCAGGGCGACAGGACCATCGCGCTGGAGCAGGGCAAGCAGATCGCCGTGCGCGCGGCGATGAACGGCGCCAGCACGGTGGACATCAGCAAGGCGCCGCTGGTCTTCCTCGGCTACGGCGTGAAGGCCCCGGAGCGCAACTGGGACGACTTCAAGGGCGTGGACCTGAAGGGCAAGATCGCGGTCGTGCTGATCAACGACCCGGACTTCGAGACCGGCAAGGGCGACTTCGACGGCAAGGGCATGACCTGGTACGGCCGCTGGCCCTACAAGTACGAGGAAGGCGCACGCCAGGGCGCGCTGGGCGTGCTGATCGTGCATGAGACCGCACCGGCCTCGTACGGCTGGGCAACGGTGGCCGGCTCCAACACCAACACCATGTTCGATGTGGTGCGCGACAACCCGGCCGACAGTCACCCCCTGCTGGAAGGCTGGATCCAGCGCGACCTGGCCGTGGACCTGTTCCGCGCGGCCGGCCAGGATTTCGAGGCACTGAAGAAGAAGGCGCAGCAGCGCGACTTCACGCCGGTCACGCTGACCGGCGCCAGCCTGGACGCGAAGTATGCGGTGAAGACCGAGGTGATCACCTCGCACAACGTGGCGGCGCGGCTGGAAGGCAGCAGCCACCCGGACGAGACCGTGATCTACAGCGCCCACTGGGACCACATCGGCGTGGGCGAGCCCGATGCCCGCGGCGACCGCATCTTCAACGGTGCGCTGGACAATGCCAGTGGCACCGCTTCGCTGATCGAACTGGCCCGTGGCTTCGCCAAGGGCAAGCAGCCGCAGCGCTCGCTGCTGTTCCTGGCGGTCACCGCCGAAGAAAAGGGCCTGCTGGGTTCGGAGTACTACGCGACCCACCCGTTGTATCCGCTGGAGAAGACCGTGGCGGTGATCAACATGGATGGCATGGCGCCGTTCGGCCCCTCGCGCGACTTCGGCATCTACGGTGCCGCGCGCTTCGAGCTGCTGGACCAGCTGAAAGAGGTGGCCAAGGGCTGGGACATCCGCTATACGCCCGATCCGAAGCCGGAAGCGGGCCTGTTCTTCCGCTCTGACCATTTCCCGTTCGCCAAGCGCGGCGTGCCGGCGCTGTCCTGGTCGGCCGGACAGGACTGGGTGGACGGGGGCGTGGCTGCTGGCAGGAAGGCGTCGGAGGACTACACCGCCAAGCGCTACCACCAGCAGGGCGACGAGTGGCAGCCGGACTGGGTGTTCGCCGGCGCCGCCCGCGACCTGGAGGTGCTGTACACCCTGGGCAACCAGCTGGCGAACTCGCGCAGCTGGCCGAACTGGAGCAAGGACGAGTCGTTCCGCGCCGTGCGTGACGAAAGCGCGGGGCAGCGGAAGTAAGGGAAGGCGGGGCGCTGCCCCGCCCCCCCGGTAGCGCCGGGCCACGCTCGGCGTTTCCGGGAGGGGTTCCATCGCGGCTTTCCCGCACTTCGTCGCAGGCCGCTTGTCTGCCCGGCAGGCCGCCCTATGCTCGGCCTACCCCTTTCACCAAGGCGCCGCCGTGTTCGCCAGCCTCACTCTCATTTTCCGTCATCTGTTGGCCTGGGCCGCGGCGCTGGTCGTGGCCGGCATGGTCTGGAGCGGCATCTTCAGCGGCATGAACGATGGCCCGGGCTGGATCTTCGGCCTGCTGGCGATGTTCCTGATGATTACCGCGCTGGGCAGTGCGATCAGCCATGTGCGCCGGGTCTGGCTGGTGGCCGGGCGCCTGGACGCGAGCACGCTGTCCGGGCGCCAGCGTCGGCAGGTGGAACTGCCGATGGATGCCGGCCAGGCCTTTGCCGTGGTCGAGGCGGCCGTGGCCGAGCTGCCCCGGGTGGAGGACGTGGAAAGCGCGGCCGGCAGCCTGCAGGTGCGCGCCTACGTGCGCCGCGTCGACCCCTGGAACGGCCGCCAGCCCTCGCGCTGGAACCTGCCCGCGCGGCTGGCGATCAAGCGCAATGGTGTGCTGGCCACGGTCACGCCCGGGCAGGGCACCAGTACCGTCACCCTGCTGTTCGAGCCCGATGCGGGCTGGTGGGCCGATCTGCTGGCGCTGGACGAAGGCAGCAACTACGAGAATGCCGAAGCGGTCACCCGTGCGATCAGCCGTCGGGTGGCCGACCAGCGCCGCACCGAGCAGGCCGCCGCGGAGCAGACCCAGGTGGAAAAGGAGCTGTCGGTGGCGCGCCTGAACCTGCTGCACGCGCAGGTCGAGCCGCACTTCCTGTACAACACGCTGGCCAATGCCCAAGTGCTGACCCGCACCGATCCGGCGCGGGCCGAGCAGATGCTGGGGCACCTGATCCAGTACCTGCGCAGTTCGTTGCCGCAGGTGGACGAATCGATGTCGACCCTCGGCGTGGAGCTGGAGCGTACCCGCGCGTACCTGGAGATCCTGCGGATCCGCATGGGCGCAAGGCTCGCGGTGGAGGTGCAGGTGCCGCCGGAACTGCATGCGGTGAAGCTGCCGGCGATGGCGCTGCAGACGCTGGTCGAGAACGCGATCAAGCACGGCCTGGAGCCCAAGCCCGGAGGTGGAACGATCTGGATCCTGGCGCGCGGCTTCGACGACCACGTGACGGTGACCGTGGCCGATGATGGGCTCGGCTTCAGCCAAGGCACCACCAGTGGCACCGGCATTGGCCTGAAGAACCTGCGCGAGCGGCTGCGCCTGACCTGCGGCGAGCAGTCCGGCGTAGCGATCGTCGCCAATTTCCCCAGCGGCGTTGCTGCGACCATGACATTGCCGCCATCCAGCAAGGAGCGCAGCCATGCCGCTTGAAGCCCTGATTGCCGAGGACGAGGAACTGCTGCGGCAGTCGCTGGTGGACCAGCTGCGCCGGCTGTGGCCGGAGCTGAAGCTGGTGGCCGAGTGCGAAGACGGCGCCAGTGCACTGGAGCAGCTGGCCGAGAAGCAGCCGGACATCGCGTTTCTCGACATCCGCATGCCGGGCATCACCGGCATCGAGGTCGCGCGTGCACTGTCCGAGCTCAGCCCGCGCACGCAGGTGGTGTTCGTCACCGCCTACGACCAGTACGCCATCGATGCCTTCGAACAGGGTGCGATGGACTACCTGCTCAAGCCGGTCAGCGATGAGCGCCTGCTGGCCACGCGCGAGCGCATCCTGGCGCGGTTGCCCTCCACGCGCCACGATGATGCGGTGCTGGAACGCCTGCTGCAGCGTCTGGGACCGGGACAGAACGATGACCGCCCGCCGCTGGCGTGGATCACCGCCAGCAATGGCCGCGAGACCCAGCTGATCATGCTGGAGGACGTGGTCTACTTCCGCGCGGACAACAAGTACACCACCGTGATCACCGCCGCCGGCGAGAGCCTGCTGCGCACCCCGCTGCGCGAACTGCTGGAAGTGCTCGATCCGCAGCACTTCCGCCAGATCCACCGCTCGACCATCGTCAACATGAAATCGGTCGCTGCGGTCAGCCGCGACGATACCGGGCGCGGTGTGCTGCGCCTGCGCCAGCGGCCGGAAACGCTGGTGGTCAGCCAGCCCTTCATGAGCCTGTTCCGCGGCATGTAGCCGCGACGTTGCATCTGCCCCGAGGAATGACCATGCCCCGTCTGCTGCTTGTGTGTGCTGTGCTGCTGGCACTGGCCGGCTGCGAAAAATCCAGTAATTCCTCGATTACCCGCGCGCGCGCCAACGGCGTGGACACGCTGTACAGCAAGGGCACCGTCGTTGATGGTCAGGCGCGGTTCCAATGCATCGC harbors:
- a CDS encoding LytR/AlgR family response regulator transcription factor, which translates into the protein MPLEALIAEDEELLRQSLVDQLRRLWPELKLVAECEDGASALEQLAEKQPDIAFLDIRMPGITGIEVARALSELSPRTQVVFVTAYDQYAIDAFEQGAMDYLLKPVSDERLLATRERILARLPSTRHDDAVLERLLQRLGPGQNDDRPPLAWITASNGRETQLIMLEDVVYFRADNKYTTVITAAGESLLRTPLRELLEVLDPQHFRQIHRSTIVNMKSVAAVSRDDTGRGVLRLRQRPETLVVSQPFMSLFRGM